The DNA window AAATCCTGAGCACCCTCAAATATTTTTTTTGTTTCAGAGTAATTGAAATTTTTTACTGCGGTTAAATCCTCGGTTATCATTTTTTATTGAGTATTATTTTTTTAATTAAATACGAATTACCTTTTATTAGATTGACAAGAGTGGTTACTTTAAAAAGTCATCAACACTATTTAGTTTCTTACTTATGTTTAATTTATAAGATTGCTGATTCGATTTTATGATGTGTGCCGGTAAGCCATGACTTGTAATAATCTTTGTTTTCAATTAGGAGTGCCTGATCGGTTACCATAACCGGATTAAACGGATCAATCATTACAGCAAGTTCATTGGTTTCCTTTTTTCCTATACTACGTTCTATTGCTCCGGGGTGCGGCCCGTGTGGTATACCACCGGGGTGTAAAGTGATTTGTCCTTTCTCGATATTATTGCGACTCATAAAATCGCCATCAACATAATACAACAACTCATCGCTGTCGATATTACTGTGATGATATGGAGCAGGTATCGCTTGTGGATGATAATCGTACAAGCGTGGCACAAAAGAACAAACTACAAAGTTTTTTGCCTGAAATTGTTGATGCACAGGAGGTGGCATATGTATGCGACCTGTTATTGGTTCAAAATTAAAAATAGACAATGCAAACGGAAACGAATATCCATCATAACCAATTACATCAAATGGATGAGTTTCATAAATGTAGGGATAAATAAGACCACGCTTTTTTATATTGATCAGAAAGTCGCCTTTTTCATCATGTGTTTCGAGTGAGTGAGGTAATTTAAAATCGCGTTCGCAAAAGGGAGAGGTTTCGAGAAACTGACCATACTGATTGCGATAGCGGGATGGTGTTTCTATAGGCGTATGCGATTCGATAAAGAGGAAAAGATTGTCGGTTGTTTCAAATTGTATTTGATATACTGTGCCACGCGGGATAATAAGATAATCACCATACTCAAAATCAACTGTACCGTACATCGATTTCAATTTGCCTTTGCCTCTATGTATAAACAACATCTCATCGGCATCAGCATTTTTAAAAAAATATTCCCCGGTACCTTGTTGTGGAGCAGCAAGACCAATTTGCAAATCGTTGTTTAAAAAAAGCACCTTGCGGCTATCAAGGTAATCTTCTTCGGGCTCAATGGAAAAGCCCGAAAAACTGCGGGCTTGCAAGTTATCTTCAACAATTACATCGGGACGCACGCTGTATGGTTTGCCATGCTCCTTAACCATGGTTGGCGGATGTAGGTGATACACCAATGATGATACTCCCGAAAATCCTTCGGTTCCAAATAACTCTTCCTGATATAAATTCCCATTGCTTTCTCTGAAAACTACGTGTCGCTTATTCGGAATTTTTCCTAGGCTATGATAAATTGGCATGGCTTTATTGTCTTAAAATTTTGTTCAAAATAATAAAACATAAATGCCTAAAAAAATGACTTAAATCATGAATCAGAAATTATTATTTTATCTTTTCGAAATGCGCATTTATTGCCTCAAGAACTCAATTTCTTGAACGATGCAAAAACCCTTTCACAAGTTTTTTTATATTCCTGGTGCACACTAAAAAAAGAAGTTAAACTAATTTAATACGAAACGATTTAAAAATGGCGTGCGTATTTACAGCCGTAATAGTTAGTGAGGAATGAAGCAATTGATTGCTTCATACAAGTTCGAAGAATTGGCAGAAAGATTTTCGGGTATAGAAACAAAAGCACCACGTACTACTAACAACAAAGCTAATATTGCCATTGCAATGGGCGACACACGTGCATATATCTTACGAAATCTGGTGCCGGCAAAATTCGATAGCAACGAAAAAGTCATCATTACAGGAAAAGTTCCTAATCCAAAAAACAACATGAATAGCGATGCACCGCCTACCGAACCGGAAGCGGTGGCACCTGCTGCCGCAGCATATACAAAGCCACATGGCAAGAGGCCATTCAACGTTCCAATAAAAAACAGGGAGAGCATTGTTTTCTTTGTAAATAACATTTTAAGGGGTACACGCATAGGAGCGGTTAGCTTTTGCGACAAGCGATAGAAAAATAATTTCCCCTTAGTAGTAAAGGAAATTAGCAACGTTACAAGAATTGTTAATCCAGCTATCATACTTAATTCTCGTTGAAATCCTTGTAACGATATAGCTAGTCCTAAGAAACCGGCCATCACTCCTATCAGAATGTAAGTGCCAACTCTACCAAGGTTGTAAATGAGCCTACCGGCAATCAGGTTTATAGTTGATCGGTTATCAACTGGCAACATAATGGCAATGGGACCACACATACCTGCGCAATGGAAACTGCTTAGCAGACCAAGTGTAAATGCAGATATGTACCAGGTCATAATCATCTTAACGAAGATGGATACTGCTTTCGTTGGAACATGCTCCTAAAGCTGTGTTCCAGGTGGCGCGTAGTTTCCAAAATCCTCTTGGCTTACCTTGCATAGGAATTTGAATGGTAGAATTTGGTTCCAACTTAACAGGAACAACAAAATCAGATTTTGCATTATCGGGTTTGTAAAAAGAAACTTGTCCTTCCACTTTTTCATGTGAAGTGGAAATTACCTCAACCACATTTTTATCATAATTCAATTTCAACTGCAGGCCTTCGGCCTGGTTCAATGCATTGACACGTGCATTAATACGCTCCTGATAGTTGACAGCATCCTTATAATAATCGGTAGATACCAAATCGTAAGTTTGCTGTGATGCTTTTACAGCAAATAAAATCATAACTGTTACAAACGTCAGGTAAGTAAATGTAATGCCGTGCCCCCAATTCAGTTTCATTTTATTCTTAATTATTTGGTCCAAGAAAATTAGTTTCAAAATCATCTATTTTGTCACCCTTACTATATACCTCGAATTTTACTTTCGTCTTAGTCTTGGTAATTTGCGAAGGAGTCATTTGAAGAAAAAATACACCTTGATAAACGGCTTCTTTCTTCAGTGTTTTAAGGTCACTACCAACAAAGGTAATGGTGGCTGGAGGGTCTACGGCTTTCAATGTTACGTCCATATCGTCAAACGTTTTATTTACCATCTCAATATTATAGAGGTTGGTAATGTTGCCCTCGGCCGTTTTCTGATACATGGCTCCGGGAGTGCGCAAGATGGTTGTTTCTATATCGCTGCGAAGCAGTATCAGGGTAAACAAGGTAGTCACTAATAGAAACAGAATTGCAGAATAGCCAATAATACGCGTAGTAACTTTAAACTTTACGCCTTTGCTAATGGCATTTTCGCTGGTATAGCGTACCAGCCCTTCGGGTTTATTTATCTTTCGCATGATGTCATTGCATGCATCAATACATGCCGTGCAGTTGATGCACTCCAATTGTGTACCATTGCGAATATCAATTCCGGTTGGGCATACCTGTACACATTGATGACAATCTATACAATCGCCCAAAGGAGCATCTTGCTCCTTCTTTAATTTGCCACGAGGCTCTCCTCGTTTATAATCATAACCAACGATTACTGAGTTAGGATCGAGCAATACACCTTGCAAGCGTCCGTATGGACAAACTACAATGCATACTTGCTCGCGAAAGCGGGCATATACACCATAGAAAACTCCGGTAAACAGAAGGATAGATAAGAAGCCGGCTGTGTGCTGACCAACACCTTCCGTTACAATTTTTTTCCATTCTTCTACTCCAATAATGTACTGCAGGAATGTATTGGAAATAATAAAAGCGATGATAAAAAATGCAATGTGCTTACCAAATTTTCGAAACGTTTTATCTAAATCCCACTCGCGTTTGTCAAGCGCTTTTTGTTTCGACATATCCCCCTCTATCCAATATTCAATCTTACGAAAAACCATTTCCATAAATACGGTTTGCGGACATGCCCAGCCACACCATAACCTTCCGAATAGTGCTGTAAATAAGGCGATAAAAACAACAAACGTGAGCATAGCCAATACAAAGAGAAAGAAATCCTGTGGAAAAAAAACGATGCCCAACAAAACAAACTTACGCTCAACCACATTGAGCAACATAAACGGATGACCATTGATTTGAATCCATGGCATTGCAAAAAATACAATGAGAAAAAAAACACTTACAAACGTTCGCGCATTATAATGTTTTCCATGAGGTTGCTTTGGATACAGCCATGCGCGTTTACCATCGGCAGCTATAGTTGCAATGCTATCGCGAAAAGTTTCGTCTCTGCCGGTTATATCATTAATTTCCGAATTCATTTTTTATTATCCTCCTAAATGGAATTAGATTTCTTTACTTTCAATCACGACTATTTAAAATGTTAGGCCAGGTTAATGATAAGCAGAGCAAATTCGCTCTATAAATTATTTTACAGAATCGGTAGCAGCAGCAACCACAGCCGTTACAGTTGTATCGGCAGCTGCAGGAGCTGCCTTTTCAGTCCAAATATCTCCTTGGGCCTCCTTGGCGCCAACAGGCTTTGTACCTTGCATGGTAAGTATATAACTGGATACTTGCTGTATTTGCTTTGGTGTTAATTGTGACTGCCAGCTAATCATTCCCTTTTGAGGAACACCATAAACAATGGTCTTGAATACATTTTTTATTCCTCCACCGTGCAACCAGTATTCATCGGTTAGGTTAGGTCCAACCTGACCACCACCATCTTCCTTATGGCAGCTAGCACAAAGCTTTACAAACACTTCTTTTCCTGAAGAAATTGCTGCAGCATCGGCCAGTACAGTAACGTTTTCTTCGTTTACATTATCGGCACTGGCCCTGAGCCTTTCTTCTTTTTCTCTTTTTGCCTCTGCTAATTCATCATTGTACTCTTGTGCCTGCAATCTGCCTGTGCCTGCATGGTAATAAACAAGATAAAAAAACGACCACGCAATGGTAAAATAAAATCCATACTTCCACCAGGGTGGCAGGTTGTTATCAAGTTCGTGTATTCCATCATAATCATGATCAAGCAGAATGTCCTTTTCCTTTGCAACCGGAACACTATCAACCATCCACAGGTATATACTTCGCATCCACGAAGGCGCTTCTTCTGTTTCAGCAGCCATTTCTGCTTGCGGTTGTGTTTGTTCGTTGTTTATAAATTTGAGCAATCGCATATTAACCCTGTACAAAATAATAATTGCGCATATTAATATGAGGATGATAAAAGCACTTAATATAAAGTTGCCGCTTAATAGCCACTCAGGAGGTGTAGGCGCCTTGGTGGTTGCAGCCTGATCGGCTTGTGCATTTGCGCTAGAAGCCCCTGCTAGCAAAAGCAATACGATGGCTTTGGTATAATTTGATTTTTCGGACACCATCTTAGCAAGATTGCGAATGGTCTTGCCCATAGTTGTTATAACTAATAACATAATCAGAATTATTAATAATGAAACATAAAACTCATTAGACAGAAAAATGTCGGGTACTTTATTTGAACTTGCAGCAGCTTGCGCCCAAGTTGCAAAACCCGGAACTAATAAGGTTACCGTTAACCATATTTTATTCAATGAAATAGCTTTGTTTTTCATACTATTTGAATTTTAGTTTTGCTCGTTTTCGGTTAAAGGCAACTGGCTTACCATTTCAAAATCTTCGGTTTTAGAACGTAATAACCAAGCAGCAATCATGGTAAAAAAAATAAAAAACACTATGAATGAGAATACCGGGTAAATGCCGATATTTTCTATGGATGACAATACTTCTTTATACATAACTGACAGATTTATTTTGATTCGGTTAATTTGTTTTTGTTGATGTCGGTTCCAAGGCGTTGCAGATAGGCTATCATGGCTATAATTTCCTTTTGGCTCATCACTTTAATACCATTCTTGGCAAGATCTGCGGTAATTTCATCTGACTGCTTTTTCAAATCATCGTTTGCTTTATCTGCATATCCCTCCGGATAAGGCACTCCAAGTTTTTGCATCACTTTAATCTTATCAGGTGTGGATGCAATATCCAAATCGTCCTCAATCAAATGGGGATATGGAGGCATGATACTTCCAGGCGACATGGTTCGCGGATCTTCCATATGGAAATAGTGCCATGCATTGGGATAACGGCCACCTTCGCGATGCAGGTCGGGCCCGGTGCGTTTACTTCCCCATTGGAATGGGTGATCGTAAACAAATTCGCCCGGTTTAGAGTACTCACCATAACGTTCGGTTTCAAAGCGGAATGGACGAATCATTTGCGAATGGCAGGTATAGCATCCTTCGCGAATATAAATATCGCGTCCTTGCAACTCGAGCGGAGTGTATGGCTTAACATAACTTAAAGTGGGCACATTGGACTTCACCATGAAGGTTGGAATCAACTCAACAATACCTCCAATTAAAATAACAATTAAGCTCCAGACCAACATTTGCACAGGTCTACGCTCAATCCAACGATGCCAGTGTCCAGGGTGTCCGGTATAGTTTTTTTCGAGGGCAGCTGCTTCGGCCGGCTCGTTAGCAATCAGGCTACCGGCATTTGCCGTTTTTGTTAAATTATATACCATCACAATGGCTCCTATCAAATACAAGCCACCGCCCAATGCGCGCAACTTATACATAGGCATAATCTGCACTACGGTTTCTAAAAAATTAGGATACTTTAAAATTCCATCTTCAGTAAACTCCTTCCACATAAAGTGCTGTGTAAAACCGGCAAAATACATGGGGATGGCATAAAACATAATACCCAACGTACCAATCCAAAAATGGAACGATGCAAGTTTTTGTGAGTGAAGAGGCGCGTTATAAATTTTAGGGATGAGCCAATATAAAATTCCAAAAATTAAAAATCCATTCCAACCTAAACCACCAATATGCACATGGCCTACAATCCAATCGGTAAAGTGTGCAATGGCATTTACACTTTTAAGCGAAAGCATAGGTCCTTCAAAGGTTGCCATACCATAACAAGTTACTGCAACTACAAAAAACTTAAGCTCCACATTATCACGAACCCGATCCCACGCACCACGTAGGGTAAGAAGACCATTGATCATCCCACCCCATGATGGCGCAATAAGCATAATGGAGAACACCACACCAAGCGACTGTGCCCAGTCGGGCAAGGCAGTATAAAGCAAGTGATGGGGCCCCGCCCATATGTATAAAAATATAAGCGCCCAAAAATGTATGATAGATAAACGATAAGAATATACCGGCCTGTTAACTGCTTTGGGAAGGAAGTAATACATTAATCCGAGGAAAGGAGTTGTAAGGAAAAACGCAACTGCATTGTGCCCATACCACCATTGTACTAATGCATCCTGCACGCCTGCATATACGGAGTAGCTCTTGAAAAAAGAAACCGGTATGGCCATGGAATTAACGATATGTAATACAGCTACCGTTACAACGGTAGCAATGTAAAACCAAACCGCCACATATAAATGCCGCTCGCGTCTTTTGATAATTGTGCCAAACATATTTATGCCAAACACAACCCATATAAGCGCAATGGCAATATCAATAGGCCACTCTAATTCGGCATACTCCTTACTAGTGGTTATACCAAACGGAAGTGTGAGTGCTGCACTCACAATAATTAATTGCCATCCCCAAAAGTGAATGCGGCTAAGCACATCGCTAAACATACGTGCTTTCATTAACCGCTGTAGCGAATAGTAAACGCCCATAAACATGGCATTACCTACAAAAGCAAATATCACAGCATTGGTATGCAAAGGACGAAGCCTGCCAAATGTTGTATGTGATTCGAAATTAAGTCCGGGAAAGGAATTTGCAGTGCTATTATCAAGCCCACCAACATGGCTACTATGCCCCAAATCATAGTAGCAATGGCAAAGTTTTTTACGATTCGGTTATCGTATTCGAATTTTTCTAGCATAAATCTTTATTTTGGTTTTCGGTAGTTTCAATTTTTTTTTCAGTGGTGCCTTCGTTTTCAAATAACATCCGTATAGAGGGTGTAACCTCATCTTCATACTGCCCGCTTTTCATTGCCCACAAAAAGGCTATAAGAAATCCGGAAGCAACAAGTAAGCTAATGGCTATAAGAATGATGATAACACTCATAAGTCGACAAAACTATTTTCTTGGCCTTAGGCAGGTCATGATGATTGTTTGACATATATATGACTTTTATCATCTATTGTTTATTCGATATTTTTTTTGCCAATTTTTA is part of the Bacteroidota bacterium genome and encodes:
- a CDS encoding homogentisate 1,2-dioxygenase, yielding MPIYHSLGKIPNKRHVVFRESNGNLYQEELFGTEGFSGVSSLVYHLHPPTMVKEHGKPYSVRPDVIVEDNLQARSFSGFSIEPEEDYLDSRKVLFLNNDLQIGLAAPQQGTGEYFFKNADADEMLFIHRGKGKLKSMYGTVDFEYGDYLIIPRGTVYQIQFETTDNLFLFIESHTPIETPSRYRNQYGQFLETSPFCERDFKLPHSLETHDEKGDFLINIKKRGLIYPYIYETHPFDVIGYDGYSFPFALSIFNFEPITGRIHMPPPVHQQFQAKNFVVCSFVPRLYDYHPQAIPAPYHHSNIDSDELLYYVDGDFMSRNNIEKGQITLHPGGIPHGPHPGAIERSIGKKETNELAVMIDPFNPVMVTDQALLIENKDYYKSWLTGTHHKIESAIL
- a CDS encoding sulfite exporter TauE/SafE family protein translates to MTWYISAFTLGLLSSFHCAGMCGPIAIMLPVDNRSTINLIAGRLIYNLGRVGTYILIGVMAGFLGLAISLQGFQRELSMIAGLTILVTLLISFTTKGKLFFYRLSQKLTAPMRVPLKMLFTKKTMLSLFFIGTLNGLLPCGFVYAAAAGATASGSVGGASLFMLFFGLGTFPVMMTFSLLSNFAGTRFRKIYARVSPIAMAILALLLVVRGAFVSIPENLSANSSNLYEAINCFIPH
- a CDS encoding FixH family protein — protein: MKLNWGHGITFTYLTFVTVMILFAVKASQQTYDLVSTDYYKDAVNYQERINARVNALNQAEGLQLKLNYDKNVVEVISTSHEKVEGQVSFYKPDNAKSDFVVPVKLEPNSTIQIPMQGKPRGFWKLRATWNTALGACSNESSIHLR
- the ccoG gene encoding cytochrome c oxidase accessory protein CcoG, which gives rise to MNSEINDITGRDETFRDSIATIAADGKRAWLYPKQPHGKHYNARTFVSVFFLIVFFAMPWIQINGHPFMLLNVVERKFVLLGIVFFPQDFFLFVLAMLTFVVFIALFTALFGRLWCGWACPQTVFMEMVFRKIEYWIEGDMSKQKALDKREWDLDKTFRKFGKHIAFFIIAFIISNTFLQYIIGVEEWKKIVTEGVGQHTAGFLSILLFTGVFYGVYARFREQVCIVVCPYGRLQGVLLDPNSVIVGYDYKRGEPRGKLKKEQDAPLGDCIDCHQCVQVCPTGIDIRNGTQLECINCTACIDACNDIMRKINKPEGLVRYTSENAISKGVKFKVTTRIIGYSAILFLLVTTLFTLILLRSDIETTILRTPGAMYQKTAEGNITNLYNIEMVNKTFDDMDVTLKAVDPPATITFVGSDLKTLKKEAVYQGVFFLQMTPSQITKTKTKVKFEVYSKGDKIDDFETNFLGPNN
- a CDS encoding c-type cytochrome, whose product is MKNKAISLNKIWLTVTLLVPGFATWAQAAASSNKVPDIFLSNEFYVSLLIILIMLLVITTMGKTIRNLAKMVSEKSNYTKAIVLLLLAGASSANAQADQAATTKAPTPPEWLLSGNFILSAFIILILICAIIILYRVNMRLLKFINNEQTQPQAEMAAETEEAPSWMRSIYLWMVDSVPVAKEKDILLDHDYDGIHELDNNLPPWWKYGFYFTIAWSFFYLVYYHAGTGRLQAQEYNDELAEAKREKEERLRASADNVNEENVTVLADAAAISSGKEVFVKLCASCHKEDGGGQVGPNLTDEYWLHGGGIKNVFKTIVYGVPQKGMISWQSQLTPKQIQQVSSYILTMQGTKPVGAKEAQGDIWTEKAAPAAADTTVTAVVAAATDSVK
- a CDS encoding CcoQ/FixQ family Cbb3-type cytochrome c oxidase assembly chaperone, which encodes MYKEVLSSIENIGIYPVFSFIVFFIFFTMIAAWLLRSKTEDFEMVSQLPLTENEQN
- the ccoS gene encoding cbb3-type cytochrome oxidase assembly protein CcoS, with product MSVIIILIAISLLVASGFLIAFLWAMKSGQYEDEVTPSIRMLFENEGTTEKKIETTENQNKDLC